Genomic segment of Malus domestica chromosome 15, GDT2T_hap1:
GAATttgatcctctcctgagctaagctCAGGAGCCTCTGACCAACACATAAAGgtcgttggattttgatccaacggttataattattataacttttagaaggcTATCTGTTTGTAGTCGTTAAATTTGTAATCAtttgatcaaaattcaacgACTCTTGTGTATTGGTCAGGAGACTCCTGAACCTAaactcaggagaggatccagttCCCACAAAACCAAGGTACTCAATAAGCATTAACGATAAAGAAGGGTTAGTTATAGTAAAAGAGGCGAACAACCCAAGATTGCAGAAAATGAAACAACAATACGGAGTTgataagaaaaggaaacaaCCCAAGATTGAGGgtatttctttgattaaaagaAGCCTTTTATACTTCTAGATTCATCTATAACacataaattaaaatgttagAGAAAAAGTAaaacttttaataaattattcaaTAAAATTTAACGATAAtgaaaatcaaatctaacggctaagACAAATATAACACGATTATTACGTAACATTGAAGCCACGTTCGATTTCTAATCAAACCTAATAATGATTCGGATGTCGAATTTCAGATTTGATTAGAGTTTTTTAAAGTTCAATGTTATCGAAATAAAAAATTCCAATCCAATTTGCCTACACTGTCATGGTCAAGATTAAGTGGGGTCCCATCCCATCCCAGTTATGCATGAGCAACCCAACATTCAACTGCAACAACCAAAAAAACCAACATTCAACGTTCCCAAATAACCAAAACGgaataaaagaacaaaaattcagCGTTCCTCCGACGAATTGGTTGCCGCGTTTCGGCGAGAAGAGGAGGGAGGGAGAAAATGAGATCGGACGTAATCGGAGACGAAGAGAAATGGCTGGCGGAAGGCATCGCCGGCATTCAACACCATGCCTTCTACATGCATCGCGCTCTGGTACTATTTCTCACCCAATCACATTTTCCTctcccaaaaccctaattctccgCCATCTTGTCCGATTTCACATTTCAATTTTCGCAGGACGCCAACAATCTCAGAGACGCCCTCAAATTCTCGGCCCTGATGCTGTCGGAGCTCAGAACCTCTCGGCTTTCGCCTCACAAATACTACGATCTCTGTAAGCTCTCACGTTCTTCGCCCGATTCCTAACCTTTGACCTGATCCGAGTTTTGATTTGGATTCTTGATTCTAATAGATATGCGAGCTTTCGATGAGCTGAGGAGGCTGGAGATGTTCTTCAAGGACGAGAGCAGACACGGCGTTTCGATCATCGATCTCTACGAACTTGTTCAGCATGCCGGCAACATTTTACCAAGATTGTAAGTCATACATTGTTGAAAGCATCAAATTCTTGCTGGGAAATGTTGTCGTTTCTCGAAAGTAAATAGCTTTTAGTGCAGTGAGTGTTTTATTCTTGTTGTTTCAGCTCGGTCAGTGTATGTGAATTTCATGTTGCTTATTTAACAGGTATCTGCTATGTACGGTAGGATCCGTGTACATTAAATCTAAGGAAGCGCCAGCCAAGGACGTACTTAAAGATCTTGTCGAAATGTGTCGCGGCGTTCAGCATCCAATTCGAGGGCTCTTTTTAAGAAGCTATCTTTCTCAAGTCAGCAGAGACAAGTTGCCTGATATTGGTTCTGAGTATGAAGGGTAAGATTGTTTTAGTGGTTAGATTTGTTTCTTCATACATTGATAAAATGGAGAACGATTTGATGACCAGAAATAAATCAGAATCCGTTTTATGCTGGAGCAAAATTCTATTGTCGAAAATGCAAAAAATTTCTTTGATGGGGGTGGTTTTGGCTAGCAGTAAGCTTTGAGTTTAATAACATTGGCTTTTTATGGAATCCATGGATATCATGTTGCTTGATTTGAGTCATATTTTAATCTCCTTGCATTGCAGGGATGCTGACACTGTCATGGATGCTGTAGATTTTGTGCTACAGAATTTTACAGAAATGAATAAGCTTTGGGTTCGAATGCAGTATCAGGTTTGTTTGACATCTATGAAATTTATCTGCTTTAATGTCTGAATATGCATGGCACCAGAGTACTTGCATGCCATAGAGGTAAAAATGAACCATGAGGGCATGATTTTTGGCCATGCAGGTCTTATGGTGCTTGTGAATCATTCATACTCTTTGGCGATCCTGAGTTGAAGCCTTCTGTTGGGCTTTCTGGTCTGCAGGGACCTGGTCATGTGAGAGAGAAGCGCGAAAAGGAAAGAAGCGAACTTCGTGATCTTGTAATATCAAAAATCTGAACCTATCAGCAGATGAATCATTGCATAACACATTGTAATAGAGAAATTACACCTTTCTGAATTGTCTTGGTAGGTTGGGAAGAATCTCCATGTTCTCAGTCAGATAGAGGGTGTGGAACTTGAAATGTACAAAGCCACTGTTCTTCCTAGAGTATTAGAACAGGTTCTTTAATCTGCTCCCCTTCTTAATAAGATTGTCTTTTTGTCAACTCTTGAATACTTTCAATGTTCCTTTTCTAATATTTCAAACTTTTATCCAAATTGGTGTGCGCAGGTTATCAACTGTAAAGATGAGCTGGCCCAATATTATTTGATGGATTGCATAATCCAGGTCTTTCCAGATGAGTACCACTTGCAGACGCTGGAGACATTGTTGGCTGCCTTCCCCCAGCTTCAGGTGCGTAGCAGTGtcatttttctctcattttttttactttcacaTGATTATGCatggttatttatttatttgagtaCATATGTAATGATAAATGCATATGTTAATCAATGGTTGCTTGGTCGAATGTATAGTTGAAATAACAGCTCAAACCACAGAGTCCAAATTGGCCACTTGCTTCGATTTCTTGTGGGTCATAGCAGCCTTATATTGTCATTTATTCATATCGAGATATTATACCCAATAAAGCAACCTTTTAACTCATTTACCCTCTGCGTTATATATTTTCAAATGCAGCCAACAGTTGATATCAAGACTGTGTTATCTCAATTAATGGAGAGGTTATCAAACTATGCTGCGTCAAGTACAGATGTGAGTTATCTAAAAGTTATCTTTTGAGTCGCGCTTCCGCAATTTTTTATTCTGTTTTTCATTCTTGTTATGGCCTTTCTCTCTTTCTGGGTGTTGTAATTTTGATGATTGTGGATTTTCGTTCAAGGTATTACCTGAATTTCTTCAAGTGGAAGCCTTCGCTAAATTAAGCAGTGCCATTGGGTGGGTAAGTTCCTTAGTTCGTTGAAGTAAATGTTTACATTGATGGCTACTCTCTCAACTACACTTCGATCCAGCAAGTAATAATTGGCAATTCAGTGCACTTTCTGcagtatttattttaaattttgttgtaGAAAAAGTCCAAAGTGAACGTTTTGAATTTCTAAAAGGATGTAGTATGCCAAGGGAAAACAATGAATGGACAAAGCGATAATTTTTTTGCTAAAAGGATGTAGTAATGGAGGCAGAGTACAATATGGAGAGATGTTTTTGGGGGTGACTTCTTATTTATTGAAAATTGCACACTACCTAATTTGTTGTCCAACCAACAGCCTCTTTATTAGATAGGATCCATTTGTTGTTTCGTGTTAAGCATGAAACATACGTATCTTTGATGTCTAGAAGTGTGTGCTAATTTAATATATCACCTATATTTAAATTTCAGGTGATAGAAGCACAAACGGACATGCCTATTGTTGGAGCCATATCTTTGTATGTCTCTCTTCTTACATTTACCCTCCGTGTTCATCCTGATCGCCTTGATTATGTGGATCAAGTACTGGTAAGGTCTTCAAAAAAATATGTTTAGTTACTATAAATTTTCCCAAACTACATGCCTTTTGATGGGGTATACCAGCCTGTCAACATAGCCATGCAACATGGATGCAATCTTCTTTTGAATTTCATTTCAAGATGGATTATGTGGGCCATGTTTTGTAACAACAAAGGTAACTGGTGataattaaaatcttaatttttttttttcagggagCATGTGTTAAGAAGCTATCCGGAGAAACCAAACTTGAAGACCATAGAGCAACAAAACAGGTTGTTGCACTGTTAAGTGCTCCCTTGGAGAAATACGACGACATTGTCACAGCCCTCACACTTTCTAATTATCCTCGAGTTATGGATTATCTTGATAATGGAACAAATAAAGTCATGGCAATggtcattatccaaagcattatgAAGAACAACTCTTGTATCTCCACAGCTGATAAGGTACAAATGCATCTTCTGTTTCTTCTATTTTATCAATATTTTCTTCTTAAGAATGTGATATATTGCTTCTTGTAGGTGGAGGTGTtgtttgaattaattaaagggcTCATCAAGGACTTGGATTCTACTTCTGCAGATGAGGTGcaattcaaaatttaacttACTAGATCCACAT
This window contains:
- the LOC103450364 gene encoding vacuolar protein sorting-associated protein 35B isoform X1; this translates as MRSDVIGDEEKWLAEGIAGIQHHAFYMHRALDANNLRDALKFSALMLSELRTSRLSPHKYYDLYMRAFDELRRLEMFFKDESRHGVSIIDLYELVQHAGNILPRLYLLCTVGSVYIKSKEAPAKDVLKDLVEMCRGVQHPIRGLFLRSYLSQVSRDKLPDIGSEYEGDADTVMDAVDFVLQNFTEMNKLWVRMQYQGPGHVREKREKERSELRDLVGKNLHVLSQIEGVELEMYKATVLPRVLEQVINCKDELAQYYLMDCIIQVFPDEYHLQTLETLLAAFPQLQPTVDIKTVLSQLMERLSNYAASSTDVLPEFLQVEAFAKLSSAIGWVIEAQTDMPIVGAISLYVSLLTFTLRVHPDRLDYVDQVLGACVKKLSGETKLEDHRATKQVVALLSAPLEKYDDIVTALTLSNYPRVMDYLDNGTNKVMAMVIIQSIMKNNSCISTADKVEVLFELIKGLIKDLDSTSADELDEEDFADEQNSVARLIHMLYNDDPEEMFKILCTVKKHIMGGGPKRLPFTVPPLILSALKLVRRLQGQDGEVVGEEMPATPKKIFQTLNQIIESLSSVPSPELALRLYLECAEASNDCDLEPVAYEFFTQAFILYEEEVADSKAQVTAIHLIIGTLQRMNVFGVENRDTLTHKATGYSAKLLKKPDQCRAVYACSHLFWVDDQDGVKDGESGFCYRVLLCLKRALRIANAAQQMASATRGSSGPVPVTLFVEILNKYLYYFEKGNPQITSAAIQGLVDLIKNEMQGDSANANPAPDAFFASTLRYIQFQKQKGGVMGEKYASIKV
- the LOC103450364 gene encoding vacuolar protein sorting-associated protein 35B isoform X2 → MRSDVIGDEEKWLAEGIAGIQHHAFYMHRALDANNLRDALKFSALMLSELRTSRLSPHKYYDLYMRAFDELRRLEMFFKDESRHGVSIIDLYELVQHAGNILPRLYLLCTVGSVYIKSKEAPAKDVLKDLVEMCRGVQHPIRGLFLRSYLSQVSRDKLPDIGSEYEGDADTVMDAVDFVLQNFTEMNKLWVRMQYQGPGHVREKREKERSELRDLVGKNLHVLSQIEGVELEMYKATVLPRVLEQVINCKDELAQYYLMDCIIQVFPDEYHLQTLETLLAAFPQLQPTVDIKTVLSQLMERLSNYAASSTDVLPEFLQVEAFAKLSSAIGWVIEAQTDMPIVGAISLYVSLLTFTLRVHPDRLDYVDQVLGACVKKLSGETKLEDHRATKQVVALLSAPLEKYDDIVTALTLSNYPRVMDYLDNGTNKVMAMVIIQSIMKNNSCISTADKVEVLFELIKGLIKDLDSTSADELDEEDFADEQNSVARLIHMLYNDDPEEMFKILCTVKKHIMGGGPKRLPFTVPPLILSALKLVRRLQGQDGEVVGEEMPATPKKIFQTLNQIIESLSSVPSPELALRLYLECAEASNDCDLEPVAYEFFTQAFILYEEEVADSKAQVTAIHLIIGTLQRMNVFGVENRDTLTHKATGYSAKLLKKPDQCRAVYACSHLFWVDDQDGVKDGERVLLCLKRALRIANAAQQMASATRGSSGPVPVTLFVEILNKYLYYFEKGNPQITSAAIQGLVDLIKNEMQGDSANANPAPDAFFASTLRYIQFQKQKGGVMGEKYASIKV